Proteins from one Arthrobacter sp. Soc17.1.1.1 genomic window:
- the trhO gene encoding oxygen-dependent tRNA uridine(34) hydroxylase TrhO, with protein sequence MSTNRIALYYAFAPLTDPEAIRLWQRALCERWGLRGRILISKDGINGTVGGEVGAVKQYVKATREYPAFKGMEIKWSDGGADDFPRLSVKVRDEIVSFGAPGELKVDENGVVGGGTHLKPEELHALVDAKRAAGEEVVFFDGRNALEAQIGRFKGAVVPDVRTTHDFVRELDSGRYDDLKDKPVVTYCTGGIRCEVLSSLMVNRGFQEVYQLDGGIVRYGEKYRDTGLWEGSLYVFDRRMHLEFSDDAVTLGKCVRCHAPTSTFENCSNPACRNLTLYCAGCAADPVTLRCPQGCESDEDEATTAGAA encoded by the coding sequence GTGTCGACGAACCGGATCGCCCTTTATTACGCCTTCGCTCCGCTGACCGATCCCGAAGCGATACGGCTGTGGCAGCGGGCTCTCTGCGAGAGGTGGGGGCTGCGCGGCAGGATCCTCATCTCGAAGGACGGCATCAACGGCACCGTGGGCGGCGAGGTCGGCGCGGTGAAGCAGTACGTGAAGGCCACGCGAGAGTATCCGGCGTTCAAGGGCATGGAGATCAAGTGGTCCGACGGCGGTGCCGACGACTTCCCGCGCCTGAGCGTCAAGGTCCGCGACGAGATCGTGTCCTTCGGCGCCCCCGGTGAACTGAAGGTCGACGAGAACGGCGTGGTGGGTGGCGGCACGCACCTGAAGCCCGAGGAACTGCACGCGCTGGTCGACGCCAAGCGCGCGGCGGGGGAGGAGGTCGTCTTCTTCGACGGCCGGAACGCCCTCGAGGCGCAGATCGGACGGTTCAAGGGCGCCGTCGTGCCCGACGTGCGGACCACCCACGACTTCGTCCGCGAGCTCGACTCCGGCCGGTACGACGACCTCAAGGACAAGCCCGTCGTGACCTACTGCACGGGTGGGATTCGCTGCGAGGTGCTCTCCAGCCTCATGGTGAACCGCGGCTTCCAGGAGGTCTACCAGCTCGACGGCGGGATCGTCCGCTACGGGGAGAAGTACCGCGACACCGGGCTCTGGGAGGGATCGCTGTACGTCTTCGACAGGCGCATGCACCTCGAGTTCAGCGACGACGCCGTGACCCTCGGCAAGTGCGTGCGGTGCCATGCGCCCACGAGCACCTTCGAGAACTGCTCCAACCCCGCCTGCCGCAACCTCACCCTGTACTGCGCGGGGTGCGCCGCCGACCCCGTCACGCTGCGCTGCCCGCAGGGCTGCGAATCGGACGAGGACGAGGCGACGACCGCGGGCGCCGCATGA
- a CDS encoding GNAT family N-acetyltransferase produces MGAQADKALLDTWITGWSACRGYEPHDDGRTTSVLLTDQQDQTEHFLFEPTTEQFLDVAAETRQDPLRVLTVVTGRMQELIDAAAPLGMRVTDRRQSLMSVDMAGQDVEEPRAPGDDFVLGRIRDGACRRVTVHSHGRLAARGSVSAVGEYAVYDRIVTEEDFRRRGLGSYVMRALTADVLDDDVTLGLLMASADGRALYEFLGWQHLIDVFVIRG; encoded by the coding sequence ATGGGCGCACAAGCAGACAAAGCACTTCTCGACACGTGGATCACCGGGTGGTCCGCGTGCAGGGGCTACGAGCCGCACGACGACGGCCGCACCACCTCGGTCCTCCTGACCGACCAGCAGGACCAGACGGAGCACTTCCTCTTCGAACCCACCACCGAGCAGTTCCTCGACGTGGCCGCGGAGACCCGGCAGGACCCCCTGCGGGTGCTGACCGTCGTCACCGGCCGGATGCAGGAGCTGATCGACGCCGCCGCCCCGCTGGGCATGCGCGTGACCGACCGTCGGCAGTCGCTCATGAGCGTCGACATGGCCGGACAGGACGTCGAGGAGCCCAGGGCGCCCGGCGACGACTTCGTCCTCGGTCGTATCCGCGACGGGGCGTGCCGCCGTGTCACGGTCCACTCCCACGGGCGCCTGGCCGCCCGTGGTTCCGTGTCCGCGGTCGGCGAGTACGCGGTCTACGACCGGATTGTCACCGAGGAGGATTTCCGGCGGCGCGGGCTGGGCAGCTACGTGATGCGGGCCCTCACCGCCGACGTCCTGGACGACGACGTCACCCTGGGCCTTCTCATGGCCTCCGCCGACGGGCGGGCGCTGTATGAATTCCTCGGGTGGCAGCACCTGATCGATGTGTTCGTCATCAGAGGATAA
- a CDS encoding DEAD/DEAH box helicase — protein MAAHDSLIPLLGGGPDPEQLLHVREIPARDAEHAPWPEWVHPDVVSAFAARGVHEPWRHQVEGATSAHDGEHTIVATGTASGKSLCYQLPVLDEIHRSELANRATLAPNGSVALYLAPTKALAADQLSAVNALKLPTVRAETYDGDTESGARRWIRDHANLVLANPDMLHYGILPNHTWWARFFRRLKFVIIDEAHSYRGVFGSHVANLLRRLRRVCASYGAHPVFIGASATSAAPAASFSRLIGAPARAVDQDCSPHGSTTVAFWEPQLTGLKGENGAPSRRTVIAETSDLLANLISARVRTIAFIKSRRGAESIAQTTRRMLEDVHPNLPHRIAAYRSGYLPEERRALESSLRSGELLGVASTSALELGIDISGLDAVLVAGWPGTRASLMQQIGRAGRSGQDAIAAFVASDDPLDTYLVHHPEAVFDLAVEATVFDPSNPYVLGPHLCAAAAELPLTEADLELFGATSEALLGTLCEQGFLRRRPAGWFWTHPQSAAAMVNLRADGGGPINIVDADSGALLGTMDSPQSHYQAHPGAVYVHQGRTFVVQELNEQDHCAIVSRAHPDYYTQARDVTQIEVIGRDVSALWGGVLANFGDVKVTTQVVSFQRKAFSSNEILGEEPLELEARDLFTKSVWFEISPELLEAEGILAEELPGALHAAEHAAIGLLPLVASSDRWDIGGVSTALHADTGLPTIFVYDGHPGGAGFAERGFEAARTWLSATRDAIEACECESGCPSCVQSPKCGNRNNPLSKGGAVAVLSLILNQAARASAQGVGPDATVAPAEPVTSSAGSAVDAAAPTPTPTPASASTSASASAHGRAATAG, from the coding sequence GTGGCTGCACACGACTCCCTGATCCCCCTGCTCGGGGGTGGACCCGACCCCGAGCAGCTGCTGCATGTCCGCGAGATCCCCGCGCGGGACGCCGAGCACGCCCCGTGGCCGGAGTGGGTCCACCCCGACGTAGTGTCCGCCTTCGCCGCGCGCGGCGTGCACGAGCCCTGGCGTCATCAGGTGGAGGGCGCCACGTCCGCGCACGACGGCGAACACACCATCGTCGCCACGGGCACCGCGTCCGGCAAGTCCCTCTGCTACCAGCTGCCGGTGCTCGACGAGATCCACCGCAGCGAACTGGCGAACCGGGCCACGCTCGCCCCGAACGGGTCGGTGGCCCTCTACCTCGCACCCACCAAGGCACTGGCGGCGGACCAGCTCTCGGCCGTCAACGCGCTCAAGCTGCCCACCGTTCGCGCCGAGACGTACGACGGCGACACGGAGTCCGGCGCCCGCCGCTGGATCCGCGACCACGCCAATCTGGTCCTCGCCAATCCCGACATGCTCCACTACGGGATCCTCCCCAACCACACGTGGTGGGCGCGGTTCTTCCGCCGGCTGAAGTTCGTCATCATCGACGAGGCGCACAGCTACCGCGGCGTCTTCGGCTCCCACGTCGCGAACCTCCTGCGGCGGCTGCGCCGGGTCTGCGCGAGCTACGGCGCGCATCCCGTGTTCATCGGGGCGTCGGCCACCTCCGCGGCGCCCGCGGCATCCTTCAGCAGGCTGATCGGTGCTCCCGCGCGGGCCGTCGACCAGGACTGCTCACCGCACGGTTCCACCACGGTGGCCTTCTGGGAGCCGCAGCTCACCGGGTTGAAGGGCGAGAACGGGGCGCCCTCCCGGCGGACGGTCATCGCCGAGACGTCCGACCTGCTCGCGAACCTGATCTCCGCCCGGGTGAGGACCATCGCGTTCATCAAGTCCCGGCGCGGGGCGGAGAGCATCGCGCAGACCACCCGGCGGATGCTCGAGGACGTGCACCCGAACCTGCCGCACCGCATCGCGGCCTACCGTTCGGGCTATCTGCCCGAGGAGCGGCGGGCGCTCGAGTCGTCGCTGCGCAGCGGTGAGCTGCTGGGAGTGGCCAGCACCTCCGCCCTGGAACTCGGGATCGACATCTCCGGCCTCGACGCCGTCCTCGTGGCCGGCTGGCCGGGAACCCGCGCGTCCCTCATGCAGCAGATCGGCAGGGCGGGGCGGTCCGGCCAGGACGCCATCGCCGCGTTCGTCGCCAGCGACGACCCCCTCGACACCTACCTCGTGCACCATCCGGAGGCCGTGTTCGACCTCGCCGTCGAGGCCACGGTGTTCGATCCCTCCAATCCCTACGTGCTCGGACCCCACCTGTGCGCCGCAGCGGCCGAGCTGCCCCTCACGGAGGCGGACCTCGAACTGTTCGGGGCGACGTCTGAGGCCCTGCTCGGCACCCTGTGCGAGCAGGGCTTCCTGCGGCGACGCCCCGCGGGCTGGTTCTGGACCCACCCCCAGAGCGCCGCGGCGATGGTCAACCTCCGGGCCGACGGCGGCGGCCCCATCAACATCGTCGACGCGGACTCGGGCGCCCTGCTGGGGACCATGGACTCGCCGCAGAGCCACTACCAGGCGCACCCGGGTGCTGTGTACGTGCACCAGGGCCGGACGTTCGTGGTGCAGGAGCTCAACGAACAGGACCACTGCGCCATCGTGTCCCGGGCCCACCCCGACTACTACACCCAGGCGCGGGACGTCACGCAGATCGAGGTGATCGGGCGCGACGTCAGCGCCCTGTGGGGCGGGGTCCTCGCGAACTTCGGCGATGTGAAGGTCACCACCCAGGTGGTGTCCTTCCAGCGCAAGGCGTTCTCCTCCAACGAGATCCTGGGGGAGGAACCCCTGGAGCTCGAGGCCCGGGACCTGTTCACGAAGAGCGTGTGGTTCGAGATCAGCCCCGAACTGCTCGAGGCAGAGGGCATCCTCGCGGAGGAGCTGCCCGGAGCGCTCCACGCCGCCGAACACGCTGCGATCGGACTGCTGCCGCTCGTCGCCTCGAGCGACCGATGGGACATCGGAGGTGTCTCGACGGCGCTGCACGCCGACACGGGCCTGCCGACCATCTTCGTGTACGACGGGCACCCCGGGGGTGCGGGCTTCGCCGAGCGCGGATTCGAGGCTGCCCGCACCTGGCTGTCGGCGACCCGCGACGCCATCGAGGCCTGCGAGTGCGAGTCCGGCTGCCCCTCGTGCGTGCAGTCCCCGAAGTGCGGCAACAGGAACAACCCCCTGAGCAAGGGCGGCGCCGTCGCGGTGCTGTCCCTCATCCTCAACCAGGCGGCACGTGCTTCCGCGCAGGGCGTCGGCCCCGATGCCACAGTGGCGCCCGCTGAACCCGTGACGTCGTCCGCCGGCTCGGCGGTCGACGCCGCAGCGCCAACGCCAACGCCAACGCCAGCCTCCGCCTCCACCTCTGCCTCCGCCTCCGCGCACGGTCGAGCGGCAACGGCAGGCTGA
- a CDS encoding Rv3654c family TadE-like protein, producing MGRAAPPARQSRGDRERGAGTLLMAGLALMALLLIAAAALLLQAAAAASKAATAADLAALAAADVARGITPGDPCTAAGEVAHHHGATLQACSVGGTGPGTAVVRVSISGRGLLPDAVGAARAGPPP from the coding sequence ATGGGTAGGGCGGCACCGCCGGCACGGCAGTCCCGCGGCGACCGGGAAAGGGGTGCCGGGACCCTGCTCATGGCAGGGCTCGCGTTGATGGCACTACTCCTGATTGCAGCTGCCGCCCTCCTGCTCCAGGCTGCTGCGGCCGCGTCGAAAGCGGCGACCGCAGCCGATCTCGCAGCGCTCGCGGCGGCGGACGTCGCCAGGGGGATCACCCCGGGTGACCCGTGCACGGCCGCGGGAGAGGTGGCGCACCATCACGGTGCGACGCTGCAGGCGTGCTCGGTCGGCGGAACAGGGCCCGGGACGGCCGTGGTCCGAGTCTCGATCAGCGGGCGCGGCCTGCTTCCGGACGCGGTCGGCGCGGCGAGGGCGGGGCCGCCGCCGTGA
- a CDS encoding TadE family type IV pilus minor pilin codes for MGAARASGAQSELLQQGSVTAEVAVVLPVLVFLLALLIGTAHVGATQLRLEEAARAGARELMRGESSESVQETVQRLAGTAASARIVSGAGWTTVEVRAHVDGPLVDLLDIELHASASGKEEHDG; via the coding sequence ATAGGCGCAGCACGGGCGTCGGGAGCGCAGTCGGAGCTGCTGCAACAGGGCTCCGTCACTGCCGAGGTCGCTGTCGTGCTACCCGTCCTGGTCTTCCTGCTCGCCCTCCTGATCGGCACGGCCCATGTCGGTGCCACGCAGCTCCGGCTCGAGGAGGCGGCCCGAGCCGGGGCGCGTGAACTCATGCGGGGTGAGAGCAGCGAGTCCGTGCAGGAGACGGTGCAGCGACTCGCAGGGACCGCGGCGTCGGCGCGGATCGTCTCGGGTGCTGGCTGGACGACGGTGGAAGTGCGGGCTCATGTGGACGGCCCCCTCGTCGACCTGCTGGACATCGAACTGCACGCTTCGGCGTCGGGGAAGGAGGAACACGATGGGTAG
- a CDS encoding DUF4244 domain-containing protein: MGMRMQQHGTVEDPGQRGGDAFSKEVPVDVTQGGRSGGGTVCPVMPLSVASAVPGGRVQIRPALVGRTPFGQGQDGQAQIVPLSSVGMASMGAASIVSATGTGGTGTGGERSLPTGDRVTPIDPIDPIDPIGRGDRAARRAGARRRRSDDRVTRHRRDAVDREAGMATAEYAIATLAAVGFAALLVAVLSSGEVRGLLMSLITSALNFG; this comes from the coding sequence ATGGGAATGCGGATGCAGCAGCACGGCACGGTGGAGGATCCGGGGCAGAGGGGAGGGGATGCCTTCTCGAAGGAGGTGCCGGTGGACGTGACGCAGGGTGGCCGGTCCGGGGGCGGGACGGTGTGCCCGGTGATGCCCTTGTCGGTAGCCTCCGCGGTGCCGGGCGGACGGGTGCAGATCAGGCCAGCGCTGGTCGGACGCACGCCGTTCGGGCAGGGGCAGGACGGCCAGGCGCAGATCGTGCCGCTGTCATCCGTCGGCATGGCTTCCATGGGCGCAGCTTCCATCGTGTCGGCGACCGGCACGGGAGGGACCGGCACGGGAGGTGAGCGCAGCCTGCCGACCGGTGACCGGGTCACCCCGATCGACCCGATCGACCCGATCGACCCGATCGGCCGGGGTGATCGGGCTGCCCGCCGTGCCGGAGCCCGGCGCCGGAGATCGGACGACAGGGTGACCCGGCACCGTCGGGACGCCGTGGACCGGGAAGCAGGCATGGCGACCGCCGAATATGCGATCGCCACCCTGGCTGCGGTGGGGTTCGCCGCGCTGCTGGTCGCGGTCCTGTCGAGCGGGGAGGTCAGAGGGCTGTTGATGTCCCTCATCACGTCTGCGCTGAACTTCGGCTGA
- a CDS encoding type II secretion system F family protein: MAGLVVGLLLGVASAILTLPSGRLRRVSGTKENPAVRQGIRDAPLMLDLLGAMVAAGASVESALTVVSDACDPDLKPALARVCAARLLGATWESAWESASAASSDAGPRHTRGVPARPRYPSPRHRRTARVHARTVADVRDGLRFATSTGAPSAALLHAHAAQLRRRRNREIDRKAAVLGVQLVLPLGLCSLPAFICLGVVPVVLGLLPAL; this comes from the coding sequence ATGGCAGGCCTCGTTGTGGGACTCCTGCTCGGGGTCGCGTCGGCTATCCTCACCCTCCCTTCCGGGCGCCTCCGGCGGGTGTCCGGAACAAAGGAGAACCCGGCGGTCCGGCAGGGGATCCGGGACGCCCCGCTGATGCTCGATCTGCTCGGTGCGATGGTGGCGGCCGGGGCGTCGGTCGAGAGTGCCCTGACGGTCGTCAGCGACGCCTGCGACCCCGATCTCAAGCCGGCTCTCGCCCGGGTGTGTGCGGCCAGGCTTCTCGGGGCTACCTGGGAGTCGGCGTGGGAGTCGGCGTCCGCGGCATCGAGCGACGCAGGGCCTCGCCACACCCGCGGCGTTCCTGCCAGGCCCCGGTACCCGTCACCCCGGCACCGCCGCACCGCGCGCGTCCATGCGCGGACCGTCGCGGACGTCCGGGACGGTCTCCGCTTCGCCACCTCCACCGGCGCACCATCTGCGGCGCTCCTGCACGCTCATGCCGCCCAGTTACGACGACGGCGCAACCGCGAGATCGACAGGAAGGCCGCCGTGCTGGGCGTCCAGCTCGTGCTGCCGCTCGGACTGTGCTCCCTGCCGGCGTTCATCTGCCTCGGTGTCGTGCCCGTCGTCCTCGGTCTCCTGCCGGCCCTGTAG
- a CDS encoding type II secretion system F family protein: MSVGHRHGGVIEGAGRTVDLHELPLFVLQLAGLLRAGRPPHVLWADLERVHAGSRSAFATVVLPVLATARRAAELGLSVPEALRQATDRTAAPAAGGPAHEHLDRLWIDLSGCLIVAERSGAPLARILEQYAAQLVADLDGLSAREAALAGPRATVVLLAWLPAVGLVLGFALGLNPLAVLLGSFLGRAALAAGVVLMIASRLWTRRLVHRASAAGSGP, translated from the coding sequence TTGTCCGTCGGCCACCGCCACGGCGGGGTGATCGAGGGTGCAGGACGGACCGTCGATCTGCACGAACTGCCGCTGTTCGTCCTTCAGCTGGCAGGCCTCCTCCGGGCAGGACGGCCACCGCACGTCCTGTGGGCCGACCTGGAGAGGGTGCATGCCGGGTCGCGGAGCGCGTTCGCGACCGTAGTGCTGCCGGTACTCGCCACCGCGCGCCGGGCCGCGGAACTGGGTTTGAGCGTTCCCGAGGCCCTGCGCCAGGCGACGGACCGCACAGCGGCGCCCGCAGCAGGAGGTCCGGCCCATGAGCACCTCGACCGGTTGTGGATTGACCTGTCCGGCTGCCTGATCGTCGCGGAACGAAGCGGTGCCCCGCTGGCCCGGATCCTCGAGCAGTACGCTGCGCAACTGGTCGCCGACCTCGACGGGCTGTCGGCGCGGGAGGCGGCACTGGCCGGGCCGCGCGCCACGGTCGTCCTTCTCGCGTGGCTCCCGGCCGTCGGACTGGTTCTGGGCTTCGCACTGGGGTTGAATCCCCTCGCGGTCCTCCTGGGGTCATTCCTCGGACGGGCCGCCCTCGCCGCGGGGGTCGTGCTCATGATCGCCTCCCGCCTCTGGACGCGTCGTCTCGTGCACCGTGCCAGCGCAGCCGGGAGTGGCCCGTGA
- a CDS encoding TadA family conjugal transfer-associated ATPase yields the protein MVDTVRRAVLAGDVRPTGAAFADAVGSSGRLLGSEGTLSALDRVRAELKGLGPLEHLLAEESVTDILVNGPADVWVDGTTGLRRIGRVFGTDDEVRALAVRLVAAGGRRLDDGCPAADVRLDGLRVHAVLPPISTTGTLVSIRIRRPRVFSLAELTAGGTVALQMADALTLMMRSRLNFLISGATGTGKTTLLSTLLGLAGPQERVVLVEDAAELDPAHPHTVGLQSRHANLEGAGVLDLTELVRQALRMRPDRLVVGECRGAEVRELLAAMNTGHDGGGATIHANSAEAVPARLSALAALAGLTADALALQAASALDVVVHVVRDARGRRVESIGLLELGQGTALVVRPVLVDSGAGCRRAAGWDDFAHRVGWAAAVPAQGPDPRGTRPPGP from the coding sequence ATGGTGGACACCGTCCGCAGGGCCGTCCTGGCGGGGGACGTCCGGCCGACCGGCGCGGCCTTCGCGGACGCGGTCGGCTCGAGTGGCCGGCTGCTCGGTTCGGAGGGCACACTCTCGGCCCTCGACCGGGTGCGAGCCGAACTCAAAGGACTGGGTCCGCTCGAACACCTCCTTGCGGAGGAGTCGGTCACGGACATCCTCGTCAACGGTCCGGCCGATGTGTGGGTCGACGGCACCACCGGCCTGCGGCGGATCGGCCGCGTGTTCGGCACGGACGACGAGGTGCGAGCCCTTGCCGTCCGTCTCGTGGCGGCCGGCGGGCGGCGTCTCGACGACGGATGCCCGGCTGCGGATGTCCGCCTCGACGGACTCCGGGTCCATGCTGTCCTCCCGCCCATCTCCACGACGGGCACCCTCGTGTCCATCCGTATCCGGCGCCCGCGGGTGTTCTCCCTCGCGGAACTCACCGCCGGCGGGACCGTGGCGCTCCAGATGGCCGACGCCCTGACCCTGATGATGAGGAGCCGCCTCAACTTCCTCATCAGCGGCGCGACCGGAACGGGCAAGACGACCCTCCTCTCCACCCTCCTCGGTCTCGCCGGGCCGCAGGAGCGCGTCGTGCTGGTGGAGGACGCCGCCGAACTCGACCCCGCCCATCCCCATACGGTCGGGCTGCAGTCGCGGCACGCCAACCTCGAAGGGGCGGGCGTGCTCGACCTCACCGAACTGGTCCGGCAGGCCCTGCGGATGAGGCCGGACCGGCTCGTGGTCGGGGAATGCCGGGGCGCAGAGGTGCGTGAGCTGCTGGCGGCGATGAACACGGGACACGACGGCGGTGGGGCGACGATCCACGCGAACTCGGCCGAGGCCGTGCCCGCACGCCTGAGTGCGCTCGCGGCGCTCGCCGGGCTGACGGCCGACGCCCTCGCGCTGCAGGCGGCGAGCGCCCTCGACGTGGTCGTCCACGTCGTGCGGGATGCTCGGGGCCGCCGTGTCGAGAGCATCGGCCTGCTCGAACTCGGGCAGGGGACCGCACTGGTCGTCCGACCCGTCCTCGTGGATTCCGGAGCGGGCTGCCGTCGGGCCGCGGGCTGGGACGATTTCGCTCACCGCGTGGGATGGGCCGCTGCAGTCCCTGCACAGGGCCCCGACCCTCGGGGCACCCGGCCTCCCGGGCCATGA
- the ssd gene encoding septum site-determining protein Ssd: protein MRHQTWTPEARRGRVVLAGGSQYVQDQVARACAAAGATPTFVDGIADALPLDPAVLLAGPDQARAGVAGHGEVIVVGAPEDEARVWAAAAGLASSRVVILPHGSGWLAEYLGRCLNPAAAGSVVGFLGTAGGCGVSTLAFWCARSLARRGRPILLVDGQPLHGGLDVALGLEEHPGVRWRDLRELRGTLNAGQLKSALPVAGNLSVLSHTARPDASGAAAAEGMESAAAVLDAARGAFDVSLVDLGGSVPSGRSLVSACDHLVLLVPSRPRSIAALEAVLPVYGSAHVTVVLRGPVLDGLDAWHVADLTGRPGPLPYLPFVRGAAPAEAGGGMLGFRLPRRARNVVHSVCAGLERAG, encoded by the coding sequence ATGAGGCACCAGACCTGGACCCCGGAGGCCCGACGAGGGCGCGTGGTCCTCGCGGGCGGTTCCCAGTACGTGCAGGACCAGGTGGCGCGGGCGTGCGCGGCTGCCGGGGCCACGCCGACCTTCGTGGACGGCATCGCGGACGCACTGCCCCTGGACCCGGCGGTGCTGCTCGCCGGCCCCGATCAGGCCCGGGCGGGGGTGGCCGGGCACGGGGAGGTGATCGTGGTGGGCGCGCCCGAGGACGAGGCGCGCGTGTGGGCGGCCGCGGCGGGCCTGGCGTCGTCCCGGGTCGTGATCCTGCCGCACGGCTCCGGCTGGCTCGCCGAATACCTGGGCCGGTGCCTGAACCCGGCGGCTGCCGGATCGGTGGTCGGTTTCCTCGGGACGGCCGGCGGATGCGGCGTCAGCACGCTCGCCTTCTGGTGTGCGCGCAGTCTTGCCCGCCGCGGAAGGCCCATCCTGCTGGTGGACGGGCAGCCACTGCATGGCGGGCTCGACGTAGCCCTGGGGCTCGAGGAACACCCCGGCGTCCGCTGGCGCGATCTCCGGGAGCTGCGGGGCACCCTGAACGCGGGGCAGCTGAAGTCCGCCCTGCCGGTCGCCGGGAATCTGTCGGTGCTGTCCCACACGGCGCGTCCCGACGCCAGCGGAGCGGCTGCGGCGGAGGGAATGGAATCCGCGGCCGCCGTGCTCGACGCTGCCCGGGGCGCGTTCGACGTGAGCCTGGTGGACCTCGGTGGCAGCGTCCCGTCAGGCCGATCCCTGGTATCGGCCTGCGATCACCTCGTGTTGCTGGTGCCCTCGCGTCCGCGCAGCATCGCGGCGCTGGAGGCCGTCCTGCCGGTGTACGGCTCGGCGCACGTCACGGTGGTGCTGCGCGGACCCGTCCTCGACGGGCTCGACGCATGGCACGTGGCCGATCTGACCGGGCGGCCCGGTCCGCTGCCGTATCTGCCCTTCGTCCGCGGAGCCGCTCCGGCGGAGGCCGGTGGCGGCATGCTCGGCTTCAGGCTCCCCCGGAGGGCGCGGAACGTCGTCCACTCCGTCTGCGCCGGGCTGGAGCGCGCGGGATGA